Proteins from a genomic interval of Daphnia pulex isolate KAP4 chromosome 4, ASM2113471v1:
- the LOC124192853 gene encoding centrosomal and chromosomal factor-like: MSALCAFPPLIPAGGGVGVYSAGYMSADVSSSSSSSSSHVGRGGVVGSFAAYSNAMATSQQSRVSGSASIPAYGSTFAAFHPHHPSAVAATTGNGGKSVMKMTQPESAWSSRTSSSSATATTTAEPPAAKRRCTDKIRSSSTAWSDQHAPTIWQSATTSSIPASVCPSGCTMCHLQRQQQQQQVQQQQHPSSQYPGGFHHQAYDSRRPLQEKHQNREESALVASTAANNNNPSSNTMATGLSHLKSSMGMKSVDQSSNGGVSVPHRMPNVNRTLSVDPKKDYSAPLHVDCSVEYDLPRIVRPPPGAEPLLVFAPPRSSAVASLATPSGYHPSTWTTTATNSRPLPPQWNQQQQQQGAASRIKSDKPSAASVKSHPAAIQQQQQQQQQKLNSTISGAIRNNSTTTGGGGVPCGCPSCCLTARPSLPPPPPPNVYAGPTGVGGGAGWMNQHWSPPAGATASSAGFNYAPPQQQQQQQQQPTYQMAAFHNIDQQPQQQQQPQTVINRRRKRSPEAIPSSGGGGGGSSDKMQRLYSTAQWMPNPSSIQAAAEAAFVAAAAAAAAAASHRYVTSSPAAWMHASAQPLKFHC; encoded by the exons atgtcgGCTTTGTGTGCGTTTCCTCCATTAATTCCGGCTGGCGGAGGGGTAGGTGTTTACTCAGCCGGTTACATGTCGGCTGACGTCAgcagttccagcagcagcagcagcagtcatgTTGGCCGTGGTGGAGTTGTTGGCTCATTCGCTGCGTATTCCAACGCCATGGCGACATCACAACAGTCGCGGGTCTCGGGTTCAGCATCTATTCCGGCTTACGGAAGCACTTTCGCTGCCTTTCATCCTCATCACCCGTCAGCAGTTGCTGCAACCACCGGAAACGGCGGTAAATCGGTCATGAAAATGACTCAACCTGAATCGGCCTGGTCGTCACgaacttcttcttcgtcggcgaccgcaacaacaacagcagagccTCCGGCTGCCAAACGTCGATGCACGGATAAAATCCGTTCGTCGTCGACAGCCTGGTCTGATCAGCACGCCCCCACGATCTGGCAGTCGGCGACGACGTCGTCCATTCCAGCCAGTGTTTGCCCGTCTGGTTGTACCATGTGTCACTTGCagaggcagcagcaacaacagcaagtgcaacaacaacaacatccctCCTCGCAATACCCTGGCGGCTTCCATCACCAGGCCTACGACTCTAGACGGCCCTTGCAGGAGAAACACCAAAATCGTGAAGAATCTGCCCTGGTGGCCTCGACggccgccaacaacaacaacccgtcGTCCAACACCATGGCGACCGGTCTGTCTCACCTGAAATCTTCAATGGGGATGAAATCGGTGGATCAATCATCTAATGGTGGTGTCTCGGTGCCTCATCGGATGCCAAACGTCAACCGGACCCTGTCGGTGGACCCGAAAAAGGATTATTCGGCGCCATTGCATGTGGATTGTAGCGTCGAGTACGACTTGCCGAGGATCGTCCGTCCACCACCCGGCGCCGAGCCGCTCCTGGTCTTTGCTCCGCCTCGTTCGTCTGCCGTGGCATCGCTGGCCACGCCTTCGGGCTATCATCCGTCGACGTGGACCACCACCGCGACCAACTCGCGGCCCCTTCCGCCCCAGTggaatcaacagcagcagcagcagggggcAGCCAGTCGTATCAAAAGTGACAAGCCATCCGCCGCATCCGTCAAGTCTCATCCGGCAGCcatccaacaacagcagcaacaacaacaacagaaactcAACTCTACGA tTTCAGGTGCCATCCGGAATAATTCTACCACCACGGGCGGCGGAGGAGTTCCGTGCGGATGCCCGTCTTGTTGTTTAACGGCTCGCCCCAGTcttcctcctccaccacctccCAATGTTTATGCGGGGCCAACGGGCGTGGGTGGCGGTGCGGGTTGGATGAACCAACATTGGAGTCCTCCGGCCGGCGCTACCGCCTCTTCCGCCGGATTCAATTACGCcccaccacagcagcagcagcaacaacaacaacaacccactTACCAGATGGCCGCATTTCACAATATCGATCAgcaaccgcaacaacaacaacagccgcagACTGTGATCAATAGGCGCCGGAAGCGTTCACCAGAGGCGATTCCATCGtctggcggtggtggtggtggctcgTCTGATAAGATGCAGCGGCTGTACTCGACGGCCCAATGGATGCCAAATCCGTCGTCGATTCAGGCCGCGGCCGAAGCGGCTTTCGTGGCGGCTGCAGCCGCCGCAGCGGCCGCCGCCAGCCACCGATACGTCACGTCCTCGCCGGCAGCCTGGATGCACGCATCCGCTCAGCCTCTCAAGTTTCACTgctga